From one Natronogracilivirga saccharolytica genomic stretch:
- a CDS encoding mechanosensitive ion channel family protein, producing MVQEDVHIVNRITRAVADMADLSHSFTQNLLFSVVLIFAFWLVRAIVLRVVFRHTSDPELHYKWRKYFTRVLVFMALLILGRTWFEGFQSIATFLGLLSAGIVIALKDSVADLAGWIFLIWRKPFEIGDRIDIAGVSGDVIDQRIFKFSLMEIGNWVDADQSTGRVIHVPNHKVFTENIANYTADFHFIWNELPVRISLESNWKKAKKILQQIADRHSANISTEAKQQLRKAARSYLITYRILTPTVYTDVKDFGIILTIRYLTNPRTRRGTEHQIWEDVLTELAGHKDISFAYPTIRYYDRAREGSSPWGVPQDDPGSPQSNSGSAEGHASRQ from the coding sequence GCGGATCTGAGCCACAGTTTCACACAGAACCTGCTGTTCAGCGTCGTCCTTATATTTGCGTTCTGGCTTGTCCGCGCGATTGTCCTGCGTGTGGTATTCCGGCACACAAGTGACCCCGAGCTGCACTACAAGTGGCGCAAATATTTTACGCGTGTCCTGGTTTTCATGGCCCTGCTCATCCTCGGCCGCACCTGGTTTGAGGGATTCCAATCCATCGCCACCTTTCTCGGACTGCTGTCGGCGGGTATCGTCATTGCGCTGAAGGATTCCGTAGCCGATCTTGCCGGATGGATATTCCTGATCTGGCGCAAGCCGTTTGAAATCGGTGACCGGATTGACATTGCGGGAGTAAGCGGCGATGTCATTGACCAGCGGATTTTCAAATTCAGCCTGATGGAGATCGGCAACTGGGTGGATGCCGACCAGAGCACCGGCCGGGTCATCCACGTCCCAAACCACAAGGTCTTCACCGAAAACATTGCCAATTACACCGCCGACTTCCATTTTATCTGGAACGAGCTGCCTGTGCGGATCAGCCTGGAAAGCAACTGGAAGAAAGCCAAGAAAATACTGCAGCAGATAGCCGACCGGCACTCCGCCAACATCTCAACCGAGGCGAAGCAGCAGCTGCGCAAAGCCGCACGGTCGTATCTCATCACCTACCGCATCCTCACCCCCACTGTCTACACGGATGTCAAAGACTTCGGCATCATCCTGACCATCCGTTATCTCACCAATCCGCGCACCCGCCGCGGCACCGAACATCAGATCTGGGAGGACGTGCTCACCGAGCTGGCCGGACACAAGGATATATCCTTTGCCTATCCGACCATCCGGTATTATGACCGGGCGCGTGAGGGCAGCAGTCCGTGGGGTGTGCCGCAGGACGACCCCGGCTCTCCGCAGAGCAATTCCGGCTCTGCGGAAGGTCATGCATCACGGCAATAG
- a CDS encoding methyltransferase RsmF C-terminal domain-like protein has protein sequence MRPASKCDNPPLPGDFADRISRQFPDEAGAFLRALDEPGRTSIRIHPQKWERISDDPVPPGEPVAWSRNGFFLDKRPSFTLDPLFHAGSYYVQEASSMFLERVLTELWPDDDASDEGPGLILDACAAPGGKTTLMASHFPDAMIVANEVIRSRVPALMENSIKWGTGNIAVTRNESFRFDELGGFFDLILADAPCSGEGLFRKDPDARLEWTPDNARHCSLRQRSILSDIWPALRPGGYLIYTTCTFNPDENERNIARLLDQTGGECVRLDTNNRDGMTGESRNGMQQITEIREGPVTGYGFLPHRTGGEGFFLSIIRKPGSGGAVGSTGAASSRSTGGIGDAGGGRDTGGSRGAGRGRNTGSSGSAPGGRGAAKRGGRNSSNKIGAAGSTAVEQVRKWYPDEPCDWYQIGDRLFRLHGNHMHSLRLLSSVLTVLYAGTEVGKVIRDEVRPAAAAALDIHLDASFFPQITCNREKALQFLRRESLPVPENGTSGGWYLAMHRGLPLGWMKHVGRRMNNYHPAEWRIRK, from the coding sequence ATGCGTCCGGCATCGAAATGTGACAATCCACCGCTGCCCGGCGATTTTGCCGACCGGATTTCCCGCCAGTTTCCTGATGAAGCCGGGGCGTTTCTGCGTGCGCTTGATGAACCGGGCCGGACCTCCATCCGCATCCATCCGCAAAAATGGGAGCGCATAAGCGATGATCCCGTGCCGCCGGGGGAGCCGGTTGCGTGGTCGCGGAACGGCTTTTTCCTCGATAAGCGTCCATCCTTCACGCTGGATCCCCTGTTTCACGCCGGCAGTTATTACGTCCAGGAGGCCAGCTCGATGTTTCTTGAGCGGGTGCTGACGGAGTTGTGGCCGGATGACGACGCTTCGGATGAGGGCCCCGGACTGATTCTCGATGCCTGTGCTGCGCCGGGCGGCAAGACCACCCTGATGGCGTCCCATTTCCCCGATGCGATGATCGTGGCCAATGAGGTCATCCGCTCCCGCGTGCCCGCCCTGATGGAAAACAGCATCAAATGGGGTACCGGAAATATCGCGGTCACCCGCAATGAATCTTTCCGATTCGACGAATTGGGCGGGTTTTTCGACCTGATTCTTGCCGATGCGCCTTGCTCGGGCGAGGGGCTTTTCCGGAAGGATCCCGATGCCCGCCTCGAATGGACGCCGGACAATGCGCGCCACTGTTCGCTGCGCCAGCGGTCAATCCTGTCCGATATCTGGCCGGCCCTTCGTCCGGGCGGATACCTGATCTATACCACCTGCACATTCAATCCCGATGAAAATGAACGGAATATCGCCCGGCTGCTGGATCAGACCGGTGGTGAATGCGTCCGGCTGGATACAAACAATCGTGACGGGATGACGGGTGAGAGCCGGAACGGAATGCAGCAAATAACCGAAATTCGCGAGGGCCCGGTGACCGGATACGGCTTCCTGCCTCACCGAACCGGCGGCGAAGGATTCTTCCTGAGTATTATCCGAAAGCCCGGCAGCGGAGGTGCCGTTGGCAGCACAGGTGCCGCAAGCAGCAGAAGCACCGGAGGCATCGGAGACGCAGGGGGTGGCAGAGACACCGGGGGCAGCAGAGGAGCCGGGCGCGGCAGAAACACCGGAAGCAGTGGAAGTGCCCCGGGCGGCAGGGGCGCTGCAAAGCGAGGCGGCAGGAACAGCAGCAATAAAATCGGTGCGGCCGGCAGTACGGCGGTGGAGCAGGTCCGGAAGTGGTATCCGGATGAACCCTGCGACTGGTACCAGATCGGAGACCGGCTTTTCCGGCTTCACGGAAACCACATGCATTCTCTCAGGCTGCTTTCATCCGTTTTGACGGTGCTGTATGCCGGCACGGAAGTCGGCAAGGTCATCCGCGACGAGGTGCGTCCGGCCGCAGCGGCGGCACTCGACATCCATCTGGATGCATCGTTTTTTCCGCAGATCACCTGCAACCGCGAGAAAGCGTTGCAGTTTCTGAGAAGGGAAAGCCTGCCCGTTCCGGAGAATGGCACATCCGGCGGCTGGTATCTTGCCATGCACCGCGGACTCCCGCTGGGGTGGATGAAGCATGTGGGCAGACGCATGAACAACTATCACCCTGCCGAATGGCGGATCCGGAAATAG
- the rimO gene encoding 30S ribosomal protein S12 methylthiotransferase RimO, producing the protein MQTQLPRIYVDTLGCSKNQVDSEVFIAQARANEFEIVSDISDANVLVINTCGFIEDAKEESINHILEGVSLKQQGKLDRLLVMGCLSDRYLDDLRADIPEVDKYFGSSHTSLPDVLKELGGRYRKELIGERMLTNPSHYAYLKISEGCDQSCSFCAIPIMRGGHVSRPADELVTEARKLKEKGVRELVLIGQDLTWYGLDLYGKRTLSDLLERLSDVGFDWIRLQYAYPARFPTDILPVIRDRDNICNYLDMPVQHASTEVLKSMRRGMSGQRMRELLHQIREEVPGIRLRTTLIVGYPAEMREHFEELIDFVREIRFERLGCFAYSQEEATTAYELGDPVPAAEKQRRVQELMAVQEEISREHNEELIERVLPVLIDRIEDGVAYGRTEWDTPEVDNEVIIQSAADGFSTGDLHAGSFYRVRITDAEAFDLFGVIES; encoded by the coding sequence ATGCAAACACAGCTTCCGCGCATCTATGTCGACACCCTCGGCTGCTCAAAAAACCAGGTCGATTCCGAGGTGTTTATCGCCCAGGCGCGTGCCAACGAATTTGAAATCGTATCGGACATATCCGATGCCAATGTGCTGGTGATCAACACATGCGGCTTCATCGAAGATGCCAAGGAGGAGTCGATCAATCACATTCTGGAGGGGGTTTCGCTGAAGCAGCAGGGAAAACTGGACCGCCTGCTGGTGATGGGGTGCCTGTCGGACCGCTATCTCGATGACCTGCGGGCCGACATCCCGGAAGTGGACAAGTATTTCGGCAGCAGCCACACATCCCTTCCTGATGTACTGAAAGAGCTCGGCGGCCGGTACCGGAAGGAGCTGATCGGCGAGCGTATGCTGACCAATCCGTCCCATTATGCCTATCTGAAAATTTCGGAGGGATGTGACCAGAGCTGTTCGTTTTGTGCTATTCCGATAATGCGGGGCGGACATGTTTCGCGTCCGGCTGATGAGCTTGTGACCGAGGCCCGGAAACTTAAGGAAAAGGGCGTTCGTGAGCTGGTGCTGATCGGGCAGGACCTGACCTGGTACGGGCTCGACCTGTACGGAAAACGCACCCTTTCGGACCTGCTGGAACGGTTGTCGGATGTCGGATTTGACTGGATCCGGCTTCAGTACGCCTATCCGGCCCGCTTCCCGACGGACATCCTCCCGGTCATCCGCGACCGGGACAACATCTGCAACTATCTGGACATGCCGGTGCAGCACGCCAGCACTGAAGTGCTGAAATCGATGCGCCGCGGCATGAGCGGGCAGCGCATGAGGGAGCTGCTTCATCAGATCCGCGAAGAGGTGCCGGGAATCCGGCTCAGAACCACGCTCATCGTCGGATATCCGGCCGAGATGCGGGAGCATTTCGAGGAGCTGATTGATTTTGTGCGTGAAATCCGGTTTGAGCGGCTGGGGTGTTTTGCCTATTCGCAGGAGGAAGCCACCACGGCCTATGAGCTGGGCGATCCGGTTCCGGCGGCCGAAAAGCAGCGCCGCGTTCAGGAGCTGATGGCCGTGCAGGAGGAGATTTCCAGAGAGCACAATGAGGAGCTGATCGAGCGGGTGCTGCCGGTGCTGATTGACCGGATCGAGGACGGAGTTGCCTACGGCCGCACCGAGTGGGATACTCCCGAAGTGGACAACGAAGTGATCATCCAGAGTGCCGCTGACGGATTTTCAACCGGCGATCTGCATGCGGGTTCGTTTTACCGGGTGCGAATCACCGATGCCGAGGCGTTTGATCTTTTCGGGGTGATTGAAAGCTGA